Part of the Lolium rigidum isolate FL_2022 chromosome 6, APGP_CSIRO_Lrig_0.1, whole genome shotgun sequence genome, TGAACGTTCTGCAGGACAGAATGTACCAAGTTGGTATAGAACAGCTGCTCCATGTGCTTGCTCTACATCTCCCTCTTGTAGATTTTGTCCAGGAAGGACCTCAGGACTTTCTGAACTGCTTTGCTTGGCTGGGCCTCGATGTCGGCAATCAGCTTATTGTAGCTCTCTTTCTCATATTTGTGAAACACTGCCTGGTGTATAAAAATGAGAAGAAGGTGTCAACTGAACTAGAATGTCCTGTTAATAAAATACTAAAATAGAATGTAACAACAGGGTGTCAGGTTCTGTCATCGCTAAATGAATATGCTCACTTCTCAAATAAAAAAGGCTCATTGTCTACACTATTTCAGGCATCTTCAACCAAATGAGCGCCAGCCACGTATAGTGTTGTTCTAATCAGGGATTCAGGGATGCTGATCCTTCATACCAGATTCTTCTGTAAATGATATCCGCAATAGACTATTCAGACATGATGAGAAATGATAAATACAGAGAATGATGTAGGCAGACCTCCAGATTTAGCTCTTTGTACAAACCCTTCACATTTGCAACAGACTCAGGATCTGACTTCCCATAATTTTCCTGTTGGTAAGACATAAAGGGCTCAGGAGGTGCCTTTAGGTTAGTTAAAAATAACACCAAAGTAGCACTTACAAGTAGAATGCGCTTTTGGCTCTCGTTAGCATGCTCAAGAGCTTGCACAACTAACCAGGAGCACTTGTTGTCTTCAATGTCAGTTCCGATCTGTGATAAGGGTCCATACAGATGAATTCAGAAATCATGTGAAAATAGGCCTTGACCATGACCAACATACTAGTTCCACTTTCACCCATTCAAGTTAGTACAACAGTGACACACACCCTTGGTGGAAAAAAGGGTACACTCACACTAACCTTGCCAATGATTTCAGGATCTCCAAAACAATCTAGATAATCATCCTGCAAAAAGTAATCATTAATCAGAGGCAATAAAGTATTAAGTACTATTTCTTTCTCTTCCAGAAGAAGTGGTTTACCTGGACTTGAAAGTATGTTCCCATTTCAACAAGAATGTTCTTTACATCTCCAAAGTTATCCAAATTCTCACCCGACAGCAGCAATGCACATGCAACCTTGGGCAAAGTAGGAACATAGAATACTGTTACTACTTAACATTACCACCAGGCTAATTAAATATACAATGCTAACACTTACCGGAAGGTAAAACGAATAGTATGATGTCTTGTATTGCACAATGCGCCGGTGACTGTGCAAAGTGTCAAACATTAAAGAAATCATCAACAGTGCTAAAGGAATAATGCAAAAAACGGCAATGGAACAAGATTTTGTGGACTCCGTGAACCATACAAGGAAGAAATCGTCCAGAAAGCAACATGAACTTACACATTCAAGTTATATTTCGTGAGATCTTTTTCTCCCTCGTGAGTGGTGATAAGATCCAACAACTGCCCTGAAGCTGACTTGAACTCAACCTTGACAAAAGAAATAGAGCATCAACCACTT contains:
- the LOC124665164 gene encoding farnesyl pyrophosphate synthase-like (The sequence of the model RefSeq protein was modified relative to this genomic sequence to represent the inferred CDS: added 28 bases not found in genome assembly), encoding MAAAAAAAAVALSNGSSGDSKAEFAEIYNKLKQEMLEDPAFEFTDESLQWIDRMLDYNVLGGKCNRGLSVIDSYKILKGVDVLSKEETFLACTLGWCIEWLQAYFLVLDDIMDNSQTRRGQPCWFRVPQVGLIAVNDGIILRSHISRILQRHYKGKPYYVDLIDLFNEVEFKSASGQLLDLITTHEGEKDLTKYNLNVHRRIVQYKTSYYSFYLPVACALLLSGENLDNFGDVKNILVEMGTYFQVQDDYLDCFGDPEIIGKIGTDIEDNKCSWLVVQALEHANESQKRILLENYGKSDPESVANVKGLYKELNLEAVFHKYEKESYNKLIADIEAQPSKAVQKVLRSFLDKIYKREM